One genomic window of Melanotaenia boesemani isolate fMelBoe1 chromosome 20, fMelBoe1.pri, whole genome shotgun sequence includes the following:
- the LOC121630672 gene encoding interferon-inducible GTPase 5-like — protein MVELAETFPEETEGLKEALMNNDPATAVQILKYLMKQDNIPLNIGITGGSGSGKSSFVNAFRGLSNKDEGAAPTGCVETTSVVTPYPHPNYPNVILWDLPDVGTTRFPADKYQEMAGFQKFDFFFIISDTRFRENDVKLALEIQRMGKKFYFVRTKIDNDMRAEERKLKDHFNAGTSLTKVRQDCIQGLQSQGFESPQVFLVSCFERHMYDFSLLHETFNEDLPALRKHALRFAVVDINQEIINKKKKAFLAEIKYYAAISAAGAAVPVPGLYVAVDTGLMVTVIRRYTAGFGLDVSPLERLAANMEVTFQDVKAVIRPPLTSTEMIKNVVLKVLVHLTVIAEKKMSSYFPIYGAVAAMSLSSFTTYKALNSVLDMLAGDAQRVFKRALGL, from the exons ATGGTTGAGCTAGCCGAGACATTTCCAGAAGAAACTGAAGGATTAAAGGAAGCACTGATGAACAATGACCCAGCCACAGCtgttcagattttaaaatacttaatgAAGCAAGATAATATTCCACTTAACATTGGAATTACAGGAGGATCCGGCTCAGGGAAATCATCCTTTGTTAATGCTTTTAGAGGCTTGAGCAATAAGGATGAAGGAGCTGCCCCCACTGGTTGTGTAGAGACCACCTCAGTGGTCACACCATACCCACATCCAAACTATCCCAATGTGATTTTATGGGATCTTCCTGATGTTGGAACCACCAGGTTTCCAGCTGACAAGTACCAGGAGATGGCTGGATTTCAGAAGTTTGACTTCTTCTTTATCATCTCAGACACTCGCTTCagagaaaatgatgtaaaacttGCTCTGGAGATTCAGAGGATGGGGAAGAAGTTTTACTTTGTCCGCACAAAGATCGACAACGACATGCGAGCTGAAGAAAGAAAGCTGAAGGATCACTTCAATGCAGGGACGTCTTTGACAAAAGTCAGACAAGACTGCATTCAAG GTCTTCAGAGCCAAGGATTCGAGTCTCCTCAGGTCTTCCTGGTGTCCTGCTTTGAGCGCCACATGTATGATTTCTCTCTCCTACATGAGACCTTTAACGAAGACCTGCCTGCCCTGAGAAAACATGCTCTGCGTTTTGCTGTAGTTGACATCAACCAGGAGATCatcaacaagaagaaaaaggctTTTCTGGCTGAAATAAAGtattatgctgctatatctgcAGCTGGAGCAGCTGTACCAGTTCCAGGTCTTTATGTTGCTGTTGATACAGGTTTGATGGTAACAGTTATCAGACGATACACAGCTGGGTTTGGTCTAGATGTGTCACCATTAGAAAGACTTGCAGCAAACATGGAGGTGACTTTTCAGGATGTAAAGGCTGTCATCAGGCCACCTCTCACTTCtacagaaatgataaaaaatgtcGTTCTGAAGGTGTTGGTTCATCTCACAGTCATAGcggaaaagaaaatgtccagtTATTTTCCAATTTatggagcagtggcagcaatGAGCCTCTCTTCTTTCACTACTTACAAAGCTCTGAATTCTGTCCTGGACATGCTTGCTGGTGATGCACAGAGAGTGTTTAAGAGAGCTTTAGGTTTATAA
- the mocs1 gene encoding molybdenum cofactor biosynthesis protein 1 isoform X2 yields MMASRTSTCSRLFNTHNRLRDFRKLFSQCLNASRLYSSATHKENELELRDSTFTDPNFALSLKTRSKQERLRDENILPFSAFLTDNFGRRHSYLRISLTEKCNLRCQYCMPEEGVKLTPRGQLLSTSEVLTLARLFVREGVEKIRLTGGEPLIRPDVLDIISELRKLEGLKTVAVTTNGMNLAKFLPKLKEAGLDLINISLDSLVPTKFEFIVRRKGFHKVMEGIEKAVELGYDPVKINCVVMRGLNEDELLDFVALTEKKPLEVRFIEYMPFDGNKWNFKKMVSYQEMLDRIRQQWPGLEMLQTGHADTAKMFKVPGFKGQVGFITSMSDHFCGSCNRLRITADGNLKVCLFGNSEVSLRDVLRSGASDEELLEIIGAAVGRKKKQHAGMFSISQMKNRPMILIALHVCRPASRRVLNRDGFLCLPDCTSSTQPAVSCCSKTSRSGGFHANMHMNKEKPTDSFHSSPHSSQFGLISSSCHTKTTRFKTCTNDMSYVNVECLRYANARGPNVLKSHLLRTSGTPALCTLPINAKINLTPGSVRLLHSPSSNKQTPSATNVSNTHPDSEAQLTHTDAQGRATMVDVGGKVPTSRAASACATVILGPTAFRLLRDNQLAKGDALAVAQLAGIMASKQTSALIPLCHPLPLDHASVTFHLDELHNAAVVTATCRTTGRTGVEMEALTAVTVAALTVYDMCKAVTHDIIITDVKLVSKTGGKKDFHRHPNQETEI; encoded by the exons ATGATGGCTTCTCGTACGAGCACGTGCAGCCGCTTGTTTAACACACACAACAGGTTAAGAGATTTTAGAAAACTCTTCTCTCAGTGTTTGAACGCTAGCCGGTTGTATTCTAGTGCTACGCACAAGGAAAATGAACTTGAACTCCGAGACTCCACTTTCACTGATCCCAACTTCGCCTTATCTCTGAAGACCAGATCAAAACAG GAGAGGCTGAGAGatgaaaacatcctgccttttTCAGCGTTTTTGACTGACAACTTCGGCCGGAGGCACAGCTACCTGCGCATCTCCCtgactgagaaatgcaacctgCGAT GCCAGTACTGCATGCCGGAGGAGGGGGTGAAGCTCACGCCGCGGGGTCAGCTGCTGTCCACCTCGGAGGTGCTGACCCTGGCTCGCCTCTTTGTTCGAGAGGGAGTGGAAAAAATCCGCTTAACTGGAGGGGAGCCCCTGATCAGACCTGATGTGCTGGATATAATCA GTGAACTGAGGAAGCTGGAGGGCCTGAAGACTGTTGCTGTAACAACCAACGGCATGAACTTGGCCAAATTTTTACCAAAGCTGAAAGAAGCTGGTCTGGACCTGATTAACATCAGCCTGGATTCGCTGGTTCCCACCAAATTTGAATTTATTGTGAGGCGGAAAG GGTTTCATAAAGTAATGGAAGGCATTGAAAAGGCAGTTGAACTGGGCTACGATCCTGTCAAG ATTAACTGTGTCGTCATGCGAGGCCTCAATGAGGATGAGCTGTTAGATTTTGTGGCGCTGACAGAGAAGAAGCCTCTGGAAGTTCGCTTCATTGAATACATGCCCTTCGATG GCAACAAGTGGAACTTTAAAAAGATGGTGAGTTACCAGGAGATGCTGGACCGGATCAGACAGCAGTGGCCTGGCTTGGAAATGCTTCAGACTGGACACGCGGACACTGCCAAG ATGTTTAAAGTGCCTGGGTTTAAAGGTCAGGTGGGCTTCATCACCTCCATGTCTGATCATTTCTGTGGCTCCTGCAACCGTTTACGCATCACAGCAGACGGAAACCTCAAG GTGTGTTTGTTCGGGAACTCTGAAGTCTCCCTCAGAGATGTTTTGCGCTCTGGAGCATCTGATGAAGAGCTGCTGGAAATTATCGGAGCTGCCGTGGGCAGGAAGAAGAAGCAACATGCAG gCATGTTCAGTATCTCCCAGATGAAGAACAGACCTATGATCCTCATTG CTCTTCATGTGTGCCGCCCGGCCAGCAGGAGAGTCCTGAACAGAGATGGGTTTCTGTGCCTTCCAGACTGCACTTCTTCCACACAGCCAGCTGTCAGCTGCTGCTCTAAAACCTCGAGGAGTGGGGGTTTTCATGCTAACATGCAtatgaacaaagaaaaaccaacaGACAGCTTCCACAGCTCCCCTCACTCCTCTCAGTTTGGTCTAATTTCATCCAGTTGTCACACTAAGACAACAAGATTCAAGACATGCACAAATGATATGAGCTACGTTAATGTAGAATGTCTCAGGTACGCAAATGCCAGGGGTCCTAATGTTCTGAAGAGCCACCTGCTGAGGACCTCAGGAACTCCTGCTCTTTGCACACTACCAATAAATGCCAAAATAAATCTGACACCCGGCAGCGTTCGACTGCTGCACAGTCCAAGCTCCAACAAACAGACTCCATCAGCCACTAATGTCTCCAACACTCACCCCGACTCCGAAGCCCAGCTGACGCACACAGACGCCCAGGGCCGAGCCACCATGGTGGACGTTGGGGGGAAAGTCCCCACAAGTCGAGCAGCCTCAGCCTGCGCCACCGTCATCTTGGGCCCCACCGCTTTCCGCCTTCTCCGGGACAACCAGCTGGCTAAAGGCGACGCTCTGGCTGTGGCGCAGCTGGCTGGCATCATGGCTTCAAAGCAGACATCAGCGCTTATCCCGCTCTGCCACCCGCTGCCTTTAGACCACGCCTCCGTTACCTTTCACCTGGACGAGCTGCACAATGCCGCCGTCGTCACAGCAACCTGTCGCACTACAGGCAGGACGGGGGTGGAGATGGAGGCTTTGACCGCTGTTACCGTGGCAGCACTCACTGTCTATGACATGTGCAAGGCTGTGACCCATGACATCATCATTACGGATGTAAAACTGGTCAGCAAGACAGGCGGGAAGAAGGACTTCCATCGTCATCCCAACCAGGAAACTGAAATATGA
- the mocs1 gene encoding molybdenum cofactor biosynthesis protein 1 isoform X1 — protein sequence MMASRTSTCSRLFNTHNRLRDFRKLFSQCLNASRLYSSATHKENELELRDSTFTDPNFALSLKTRSKQERLRDENILPFSAFLTDNFGRRHSYLRISLTEKCNLRCQYCMPEEGVKLTPRGQLLSTSEVLTLARLFVREGVEKIRLTGGEPLIRPDVLDIISELRKLEGLKTVAVTTNGMNLAKFLPKLKEAGLDLINISLDSLVPTKFEFIVRRKGFHKVMEGIEKAVELGYDPVKINCVVMRGLNEDELLDFVALTEKKPLEVRFIEYMPFDGNKWNFKKMVSYQEMLDRIRQQWPGLEMLQTGHADTAKMFKVPGFKGQVGFITSMSDHFCGSCNRLRITADGNLKVCLFGNSEVSLRDVLRSGASDEELLEIIGAAVGRKKKQHAGMFSISQMKNRPMILIGTSQQASSYIVFQLETDPVLSTSAALHVCRPASRRVLNRDGFLCLPDCTSSTQPAVSCCSKTSRSGGFHANMHMNKEKPTDSFHSSPHSSQFGLISSSCHTKTTRFKTCTNDMSYVNVECLRYANARGPNVLKSHLLRTSGTPALCTLPINAKINLTPGSVRLLHSPSSNKQTPSATNVSNTHPDSEAQLTHTDAQGRATMVDVGGKVPTSRAASACATVILGPTAFRLLRDNQLAKGDALAVAQLAGIMASKQTSALIPLCHPLPLDHASVTFHLDELHNAAVVTATCRTTGRTGVEMEALTAVTVAALTVYDMCKAVTHDIIITDVKLVSKTGGKKDFHRHPNQETEI from the exons ATGATGGCTTCTCGTACGAGCACGTGCAGCCGCTTGTTTAACACACACAACAGGTTAAGAGATTTTAGAAAACTCTTCTCTCAGTGTTTGAACGCTAGCCGGTTGTATTCTAGTGCTACGCACAAGGAAAATGAACTTGAACTCCGAGACTCCACTTTCACTGATCCCAACTTCGCCTTATCTCTGAAGACCAGATCAAAACAG GAGAGGCTGAGAGatgaaaacatcctgccttttTCAGCGTTTTTGACTGACAACTTCGGCCGGAGGCACAGCTACCTGCGCATCTCCCtgactgagaaatgcaacctgCGAT GCCAGTACTGCATGCCGGAGGAGGGGGTGAAGCTCACGCCGCGGGGTCAGCTGCTGTCCACCTCGGAGGTGCTGACCCTGGCTCGCCTCTTTGTTCGAGAGGGAGTGGAAAAAATCCGCTTAACTGGAGGGGAGCCCCTGATCAGACCTGATGTGCTGGATATAATCA GTGAACTGAGGAAGCTGGAGGGCCTGAAGACTGTTGCTGTAACAACCAACGGCATGAACTTGGCCAAATTTTTACCAAAGCTGAAAGAAGCTGGTCTGGACCTGATTAACATCAGCCTGGATTCGCTGGTTCCCACCAAATTTGAATTTATTGTGAGGCGGAAAG GGTTTCATAAAGTAATGGAAGGCATTGAAAAGGCAGTTGAACTGGGCTACGATCCTGTCAAG ATTAACTGTGTCGTCATGCGAGGCCTCAATGAGGATGAGCTGTTAGATTTTGTGGCGCTGACAGAGAAGAAGCCTCTGGAAGTTCGCTTCATTGAATACATGCCCTTCGATG GCAACAAGTGGAACTTTAAAAAGATGGTGAGTTACCAGGAGATGCTGGACCGGATCAGACAGCAGTGGCCTGGCTTGGAAATGCTTCAGACTGGACACGCGGACACTGCCAAG ATGTTTAAAGTGCCTGGGTTTAAAGGTCAGGTGGGCTTCATCACCTCCATGTCTGATCATTTCTGTGGCTCCTGCAACCGTTTACGCATCACAGCAGACGGAAACCTCAAG GTGTGTTTGTTCGGGAACTCTGAAGTCTCCCTCAGAGATGTTTTGCGCTCTGGAGCATCTGATGAAGAGCTGCTGGAAATTATCGGAGCTGCCGTGGGCAGGAAGAAGAAGCAACATGCAG gCATGTTCAGTATCTCCCAGATGAAGAACAGACCTATGATCCTCATTG GCACATCCCAGCAGGCTTCTTCCTACATTGTTTTCCAGCTTGAAACTGACCCAGTCCTTTCTACATCTGCAGCTCTTCATGTGTGCCGCCCGGCCAGCAGGAGAGTCCTGAACAGAGATGGGTTTCTGTGCCTTCCAGACTGCACTTCTTCCACACAGCCAGCTGTCAGCTGCTGCTCTAAAACCTCGAGGAGTGGGGGTTTTCATGCTAACATGCAtatgaacaaagaaaaaccaacaGACAGCTTCCACAGCTCCCCTCACTCCTCTCAGTTTGGTCTAATTTCATCCAGTTGTCACACTAAGACAACAAGATTCAAGACATGCACAAATGATATGAGCTACGTTAATGTAGAATGTCTCAGGTACGCAAATGCCAGGGGTCCTAATGTTCTGAAGAGCCACCTGCTGAGGACCTCAGGAACTCCTGCTCTTTGCACACTACCAATAAATGCCAAAATAAATCTGACACCCGGCAGCGTTCGACTGCTGCACAGTCCAAGCTCCAACAAACAGACTCCATCAGCCACTAATGTCTCCAACACTCACCCCGACTCCGAAGCCCAGCTGACGCACACAGACGCCCAGGGCCGAGCCACCATGGTGGACGTTGGGGGGAAAGTCCCCACAAGTCGAGCAGCCTCAGCCTGCGCCACCGTCATCTTGGGCCCCACCGCTTTCCGCCTTCTCCGGGACAACCAGCTGGCTAAAGGCGACGCTCTGGCTGTGGCGCAGCTGGCTGGCATCATGGCTTCAAAGCAGACATCAGCGCTTATCCCGCTCTGCCACCCGCTGCCTTTAGACCACGCCTCCGTTACCTTTCACCTGGACGAGCTGCACAATGCCGCCGTCGTCACAGCAACCTGTCGCACTACAGGCAGGACGGGGGTGGAGATGGAGGCTTTGACCGCTGTTACCGTGGCAGCACTCACTGTCTATGACATGTGCAAGGCTGTGACCCATGACATCATCATTACGGATGTAAAACTGGTCAGCAAGACAGGCGGGAAGAAGGACTTCCATCGTCATCCCAACCAGGAAACTGAAATATGA
- the mocs1 gene encoding molybdenum cofactor biosynthesis protein 1 isoform X3, with product MMASRTSTCSRLFNTHNRLRDFRKLFSQCLNASRLYSSATHKENELELRDSTFTDPNFALSLKTRSKQERLRDENILPFSAFLTDNFGRRHSYLRISLTEKCNLRCQYCMPEEGVKLTPRGQLLSTSEVLTLARLFVREGVEKIRLTGGEPLIRPDVLDIISELRKLEGLKTVAVTTNGMNLAKFLPKLKEAGLDLINISLDSLVPTKFEFIVRRKGFHKVMEGIEKAVELGYDPVKINCVVMRGLNEDELLDFVALTEKKPLEVRFIEYMPFDGNKWNFKKMVSYQEMLDRIRQQWPGLEMLQTGHADTAKMFKVPGFKGQVGFITSMSDHFCGSCNRLRITADGNLKVCLFGNSEVSLRDVLRSGASDEELLEIIGAAVGRKKKQHAGMFSISQMKNRPMILIGG from the exons ATGATGGCTTCTCGTACGAGCACGTGCAGCCGCTTGTTTAACACACACAACAGGTTAAGAGATTTTAGAAAACTCTTCTCTCAGTGTTTGAACGCTAGCCGGTTGTATTCTAGTGCTACGCACAAGGAAAATGAACTTGAACTCCGAGACTCCACTTTCACTGATCCCAACTTCGCCTTATCTCTGAAGACCAGATCAAAACAG GAGAGGCTGAGAGatgaaaacatcctgccttttTCAGCGTTTTTGACTGACAACTTCGGCCGGAGGCACAGCTACCTGCGCATCTCCCtgactgagaaatgcaacctgCGAT GCCAGTACTGCATGCCGGAGGAGGGGGTGAAGCTCACGCCGCGGGGTCAGCTGCTGTCCACCTCGGAGGTGCTGACCCTGGCTCGCCTCTTTGTTCGAGAGGGAGTGGAAAAAATCCGCTTAACTGGAGGGGAGCCCCTGATCAGACCTGATGTGCTGGATATAATCA GTGAACTGAGGAAGCTGGAGGGCCTGAAGACTGTTGCTGTAACAACCAACGGCATGAACTTGGCCAAATTTTTACCAAAGCTGAAAGAAGCTGGTCTGGACCTGATTAACATCAGCCTGGATTCGCTGGTTCCCACCAAATTTGAATTTATTGTGAGGCGGAAAG GGTTTCATAAAGTAATGGAAGGCATTGAAAAGGCAGTTGAACTGGGCTACGATCCTGTCAAG ATTAACTGTGTCGTCATGCGAGGCCTCAATGAGGATGAGCTGTTAGATTTTGTGGCGCTGACAGAGAAGAAGCCTCTGGAAGTTCGCTTCATTGAATACATGCCCTTCGATG GCAACAAGTGGAACTTTAAAAAGATGGTGAGTTACCAGGAGATGCTGGACCGGATCAGACAGCAGTGGCCTGGCTTGGAAATGCTTCAGACTGGACACGCGGACACTGCCAAG ATGTTTAAAGTGCCTGGGTTTAAAGGTCAGGTGGGCTTCATCACCTCCATGTCTGATCATTTCTGTGGCTCCTGCAACCGTTTACGCATCACAGCAGACGGAAACCTCAAG GTGTGTTTGTTCGGGAACTCTGAAGTCTCCCTCAGAGATGTTTTGCGCTCTGGAGCATCTGATGAAGAGCTGCTGGAAATTATCGGAGCTGCCGTGGGCAGGAAGAAGAAGCAACATGCAG gCATGTTCAGTATCTCCCAGATGAAGAACAGACCTATGATCCTCATTGGTGGGTGA